From Rutidosis leptorrhynchoides isolate AG116_Rl617_1_P2 chromosome 3, CSIRO_AGI_Rlap_v1, whole genome shotgun sequence, a single genomic window includes:
- the LOC139901274 gene encoding uncharacterized protein, whose protein sequence is MPTLSIAHTNNSGAAAPDDTNNSSVAVQQVGHRHCRSHYCVIRGIKFLVVVIDYFTKWVEAKALAIVTGRRIHNFFWEDIMCWFGISNEIVSDNGTQFKGEPFKSWCQELNIKQSFTSVAHPQANGQCEVTNRDIVKGIKISKYYDKRVKLMSFRIGDYVWRNNEASRAENTGKLGPNWEGPYELIGISATGSYIMERLNGERIPLTWHATNLKRCYI, encoded by the exons ATGCCAACATTGTCAATAGCGCACACCAATAATTCGGGCGCCGCTGCACCCGATGATACCAATAACAGCAGCGTGGCCGTTCAGCAAGTGGGCCATCGACATTGTCGGTCCCATTACTGCGTAATCAG AGGAATAAAATTCTTGGTGGTGGTAATTGATTATTTTACCAAGTGGGTAGAGGCAAAAGCATTGGCAATAGTTACCGGCAGGCGCATCCATAACTTCTTTTGGGAAGATATTATGTGCTGGTTTGGTATCTCTAATGAAATTGTCAGCGATAATGGTACTCAATTTAAAGGCGAACCTTTTAAGAGCTGGTGTCAGGAGCTAAATATCAAGCAGTCTTTCACTTCGGTCGCGCACCCACAGGCCAACGGTCAATGTGAAGTAACTAACCGAGATATTGTAAAGGGGATAAAG ATCTCTAAATACTACGACAAGCGTGTTAAGCTAATGTCATTCAGGATTGGAGATTATGTGTGGCGTAACAATGAAGCAAGTCGGGCTGAGAATACTGGAAAGCTTGGACCAAACTGGGAAGGTCCTTATGAACTTATTGGAATAAGCGCAACGGGGTCCTATATCATGGAAAGATTGAATGGAGAAAGAATACCCCTCACTTGGCATGCGACCAATTTGAAAAGATGTTACATATAA